The Streptomyces durmitorensis genome contains the following window.
GGCAAGGACATCTCGTACGCGAACGTGCCCGCCGAGCAGAACCACGCGATCCTGACCGGCGCGGGCCTTCCGGAGCAGTTCGCCACGATCCTCGTCGACGTGGACTCGGCGATCGAGCGGGGGCTGCTCGCCGGTACGAGCGGTGATCTGTCCCGGCTGATCGGGCGGCCGACGACGCCGCTCGCCGACGCGGTCGCGGTGGCGCTCAAGGGCTGACGCCGCAGGACGCCGCAGGGTGAGACGGGTCATGACCGTTTTCGTGAGACGGGCATGACACCGAGGCGTCCTGGCCGTTACCTTCTTGGATGCAGCGTGGGGCTGCCGTGCACCAAGGAGGGGCCGTGGACGCTGCCGCAGCTGAGCAGTCGAAGGGCGAACAGCGCATAGGACTGCTGAACGGCTTCGCTGCCTATGGGATGTGGGGCCTCGTGCCCCTCTTCTGGCCCCTGCTCAAGCCCTCCGGGGCGGGCGAGATCCTTGCGCACCGCATGGCCTGGTCGCTCGTCGTGGTCGGCATCGCGCTGCTGTTCGTGCGGCGCTGGGCCTGGGCGGGCGAGCTGATCCGCCAGCCGCGGAAACTCGGCCTGGTGACGATCGCCGCGGGGGTCATCACGATCAACTGGGGCGTCTACATCTGGGCCGTGAACTCCGGCCACGTCGTGGAGGCCTCCCTCGGCTACTTCATCAACCCCCTGGTCACCATCGCGATGGGCGTCCTGATCCTCGGCGAACGGCTGCGCCCCGTGCAGTGGACGGCCGTCGCCGTCGGCCTCGCGGCGGTGCTCGTCCTCGCCTTCGGGTACGGGCAGCCGCCGTGGATCTCGCTCTGCCTCGCCTTCTCCTTCGCCACGTACGGCCTGGCGAAGAAGAAGGTCGGCCTCAGCGGTCTGGAGTCGCTCGCCGCCGAGACCGCGATCCAGTTCCTGCCCGCGGTGGCGTTCCTGGTGTGGCTCGGCGCGCGGGGCGACGCCACGTTCGGCACGGAGGGTGTCGGCCACGGGGCGCTGCTCGCGGCGACCGGTGTGGTCACCGCCATTCCCCTGGTCTGCTTCGGCGCCGCCGCGATCCGGGTGCCGCTCGCGACGCTGGGGATGCTGCAGTACCTCGCGCCCGTCTTCCAGTTCCTGCTCGGCATCCTCTACTTCCACGAGGCGATGCCGCCCGAGCGGTGGGCCGGGTTCGCGCTCGTGTGGCTGGCGTTGACGCTGCTGACCTGGGACGCGTTGCGGGGTGCTCGGCGCAATGCGGTGCGGCTTTCCGCGGGGCGTCAGGCTGCTGTTTCGGCGGCTTCCGCTGCCGCCCCCGCCGCCGGGCGGGAGACCGAGCCGATGACTCCTGCCGCCGGGCGGGGGTCCGAGTCCGCGGTCTGACCTGCGGTCGGCTGCTGGTTGCCGGTTGCTTTTCTGCGGGCGCTTCGTGGCTGGTCGCGCCGTTCCTCGCGCCCCTTACGGGGCGCCCCCGGCGGGAAATCAGCCCCAGGCCTTCGCCTCCCCCGCCGCCTTCGCGTACACGCTGAAGTCCCGGGGCTCCCGGCCCAGTACGTCGCGTACTCCGCTCACCGGCGCCGCGTTGTAGCCGTCGGCCAGCCAGGCAAGGACGTCCGCCAGGGCGCGTGCCGTGTCGGCGGAGACGCCGCCCTCGGTCAGTTCCGCCACGTACGCGTCCGCCGTGATGTCCTCGAACCGCATCGGCCTGCCCGACGCCTCCGCCAGCTCCGCCACCGCATCGGCGAAGGACAGCGCGCGCGGCCCGGAGAGTTCGTAGACCCGGCCCGTGTGCCCGTCCTCGGTGAGCAGCGCCGCGGCCACGTCCGCGATGTCGTCCACGTCGATGAACGGCTCCGGCACGTCGCCGACGGGCAGCGCCAGGCGACCTGCGAGAAGCGGCGCGGCGAAGATGTCCTCGTCGAAGTTCTGCGTGAAGTT
Protein-coding sequences here:
- a CDS encoding NAD(P)H-binding protein, yielding MTDNKEAQTAKSTILVLGATGKTGRRLVPRLRDAGRTVRAASRSGETRFDWADRTTWAPVLEGVGALYLVGPPTPEPIADFVDQAVAAGVRRFVVLSGRGVEVYGDSFEPSMAEAERVVREAGVDWTVIRPNNFTQNFDEDIFAAPLLAGRLALPVGDVPEPFIDVDDIADVAAALLTEDGHTGRVYELSGPRALSFADAVAELAEASGRPMRFEDITADAYVAELTEGGVSADTARALADVLAWLADGYNAAPVSGVRDVLGREPRDFSVYAKAAGEAKAWG
- the rarD gene encoding EamA family transporter RarD, translating into MDAAAAEQSKGEQRIGLLNGFAAYGMWGLVPLFWPLLKPSGAGEILAHRMAWSLVVVGIALLFVRRWAWAGELIRQPRKLGLVTIAAGVITINWGVYIWAVNSGHVVEASLGYFINPLVTIAMGVLILGERLRPVQWTAVAVGLAAVLVLAFGYGQPPWISLCLAFSFATYGLAKKKVGLSGLESLAAETAIQFLPAVAFLVWLGARGDATFGTEGVGHGALLAATGVVTAIPLVCFGAAAIRVPLATLGMLQYLAPVFQFLLGILYFHEAMPPERWAGFALVWLALTLLTWDALRGARRNAVRLSAGRQAAVSAASAAAPAAGRETEPMTPAAGRGSESAV